From Pseudorca crassidens isolate mPseCra1 chromosome 15, mPseCra1.hap1, whole genome shotgun sequence, one genomic window encodes:
- the LOC137207631 gene encoding tyrosine-protein phosphatase non-receptor type substrate 1-like isoform X2 codes for MEPARPAPGRLRPLLCLLLAAYSAWSGVAGEDELQVIQPDGSVSVAAGETATLRCDVTSLFPVGPVKWFRGTGPGRELIYSLKGDPFSRVTTVADTTRRNNMDFSIRISNITPADTGMYYCVKFKRGSPDVEVKSGPGTHLTVSAKPSPPVVSGPTVRVTPEQTVSFTCKSHGFSPRNISLKWFKNGNELSASQTDVEPEGNNVSYSISSTTKVVLAPGDVRSQVICEVTHITLQGDPPLRGTANLSETIRVPPTLTITQHPKVGNQVNVTCQVNKFYPQRLQLTWLENGNVSRMDMASTLIENKDGTFNQTSSLLVNSSAHREAVLLTCQVEHDGQPAITKNHTLEASAPQKNQDADERIDKADNWNSIFIVVGVVCALLVALMIAALYLLRIRQKKAKGSTSSTRLHEPEKNTRETTQIQDNNDITYADLNLPKGKKSTPKADEPNNHTEYASIQACPPPVSEDTLTYADLDMVHLNRNPKQPAPKPEPSYSEYASVQVQRK; via the exons ATGGAGCCCGCCCGCCCGGCCCCCGGCCGCCTCAGGCCGCTGCTCTGCCTGCTGCTCGCTGCGTACAGCGCCTGGTCAG GAGTGGCAGGTGAGGACGAGCTGCAGGTGATTCAGCCTGACGGGTCAGTTTCAGTTGCAGCAGGAGAGACGGCCACTCTGCGCTGCGACGTGACCTCCCTGTTCCCCGTGGGGCCCGTCAAGTGGTTCAGGGGCACAGGGCCAGGCCGGGAGTTAATCTACAGTCTCAAAGGAGACCCCTTCTCTCGAGTAACAACTGTTGCAGATACTACAAGGAGAAACAACATGGACTTTTCCATCCGCATCAGTAACATCACGCCAGCAGACACCGGTATGTACTACTGTGTGAAGTTCAAGAGAGGAAGCCCTGACGTGGAGGTTAAGTCTGGACCAGGCACTCATCTCACTGTGAGTG CCAAACCCTCTCCTCCTGTGGTATCAGGACCCACAGTGAGGGTCACACCTGAGCAGACAGTGAGCTTCACCTGCAAATCCCACGGGTTCTCCCCCAGAAACATCTCCCTGAAATGGTTCAAAAATGGCAATGAGCTCTCAGCCTCCCAGACCGACGTGGAACCGGAGGGAAACAACGTTTCCTACAGCATCTCCAGCACAACCAAGGTGGTGCTGGCCCCGGGGGATGTTCGCTCCCAGGTCATCTGCGAGGTGACCCACATCACCCTGCAGGGAGACCCTCCTCTTCGTGGGACAGCCAACTTGTCTGAGACCATCCGAG TTCCGCCTACCTTGACGATTACCCAACACCCCAAGGTGGGGAACCAGGTGAATGTCACCTGCCAGGTGAACAAGTTCTACCCCCAGCGCCTACAGCTGACCTGGTTGGAGAACGGAAATGTGTCCCGAATGGACATGGCCTCGACCCTCATAGAGAACAAGGACGGGACCTTTAACCAGACGAGCTCGCTCCTGGTGAACTCATCTGCCCACAGGGAGGCTGTGCTGCTCACCTGCCAGGTGGAGCATGACGGACAGCCGGCGATCACCAAAAACCACACCCTGGAGGCCTCTGCTCCCCAGAAGAACCAGGATGCAGATGAACGTATTG ACAAGGCTGACAACTGGAACAGTATCTTCATCGTGGTGGGCGTAGTGTGTGCCCTGCTGGTGGCCCTGATGATCGCCGCCCTCTACCTCCTCCGAATCAGACAGAAGAAAG CCAAGGGCTCCACTTCCTCTACAAG GTTGCATGAGCCCGAGAAGAACACTAGAGAAACAACCCAG ATCCAGGACAACAACGACATCACATATGCAGACCTGAACCTGCCCAAGGGGAAGAAGTCCACCCCCAAGGCCGACGAACCCAACAACCACACGGAGTATGCCAGCATTCAGGCCTGCCCACCACCTGTGTCCGAGGACACCCTCACCTACGCCGACCTGGACATGGTCCACCTCAACCGGAACCCTAAGCAGCCAGCCCCCAAGCCTGAGCCATCCTACTCAGAGTATGCCAGTGTCCAGGTCCAGAGGAAGTGA
- the LOC137207631 gene encoding tyrosine-protein phosphatase non-receptor type substrate 1-like isoform X1 produces the protein MGQRRRATAPQGARAGQPRPMEPARPAPGRLRPLLCLLLAAYSAWSGVAGEDELQVIQPDGSVSVAAGETATLRCDVTSLFPVGPVKWFRGTGPGRELIYSLKGDPFSRVTTVADTTRRNNMDFSIRISNITPADTGMYYCVKFKRGSPDVEVKSGPGTHLTVSAKPSPPVVSGPTVRVTPEQTVSFTCKSHGFSPRNISLKWFKNGNELSASQTDVEPEGNNVSYSISSTTKVVLAPGDVRSQVICEVTHITLQGDPPLRGTANLSETIRVPPTLTITQHPKVGNQVNVTCQVNKFYPQRLQLTWLENGNVSRMDMASTLIENKDGTFNQTSSLLVNSSAHREAVLLTCQVEHDGQPAITKNHTLEASAPQKNQDADERIDKADNWNSIFIVVGVVCALLVALMIAALYLLRIRQKKAKGSTSSTRLHEPEKNTRETTQIQDNNDITYADLNLPKGKKSTPKADEPNNHTEYASIQACPPPVSEDTLTYADLDMVHLNRNPKQPAPKPEPSYSEYASVQVQRK, from the exons ATGGGCCAGAGGAGGCGAGCCACGGCGCCGCAAGGAGCCCGGGCGGGGCAG CCGCGGCCCATGGAGCCCGCCCGCCCGGCCCCCGGCCGCCTCAGGCCGCTGCTCTGCCTGCTGCTCGCTGCGTACAGCGCCTGGTCAG GAGTGGCAGGTGAGGACGAGCTGCAGGTGATTCAGCCTGACGGGTCAGTTTCAGTTGCAGCAGGAGAGACGGCCACTCTGCGCTGCGACGTGACCTCCCTGTTCCCCGTGGGGCCCGTCAAGTGGTTCAGGGGCACAGGGCCAGGCCGGGAGTTAATCTACAGTCTCAAAGGAGACCCCTTCTCTCGAGTAACAACTGTTGCAGATACTACAAGGAGAAACAACATGGACTTTTCCATCCGCATCAGTAACATCACGCCAGCAGACACCGGTATGTACTACTGTGTGAAGTTCAAGAGAGGAAGCCCTGACGTGGAGGTTAAGTCTGGACCAGGCACTCATCTCACTGTGAGTG CCAAACCCTCTCCTCCTGTGGTATCAGGACCCACAGTGAGGGTCACACCTGAGCAGACAGTGAGCTTCACCTGCAAATCCCACGGGTTCTCCCCCAGAAACATCTCCCTGAAATGGTTCAAAAATGGCAATGAGCTCTCAGCCTCCCAGACCGACGTGGAACCGGAGGGAAACAACGTTTCCTACAGCATCTCCAGCACAACCAAGGTGGTGCTGGCCCCGGGGGATGTTCGCTCCCAGGTCATCTGCGAGGTGACCCACATCACCCTGCAGGGAGACCCTCCTCTTCGTGGGACAGCCAACTTGTCTGAGACCATCCGAG TTCCGCCTACCTTGACGATTACCCAACACCCCAAGGTGGGGAACCAGGTGAATGTCACCTGCCAGGTGAACAAGTTCTACCCCCAGCGCCTACAGCTGACCTGGTTGGAGAACGGAAATGTGTCCCGAATGGACATGGCCTCGACCCTCATAGAGAACAAGGACGGGACCTTTAACCAGACGAGCTCGCTCCTGGTGAACTCATCTGCCCACAGGGAGGCTGTGCTGCTCACCTGCCAGGTGGAGCATGACGGACAGCCGGCGATCACCAAAAACCACACCCTGGAGGCCTCTGCTCCCCAGAAGAACCAGGATGCAGATGAACGTATTG ACAAGGCTGACAACTGGAACAGTATCTTCATCGTGGTGGGCGTAGTGTGTGCCCTGCTGGTGGCCCTGATGATCGCCGCCCTCTACCTCCTCCGAATCAGACAGAAGAAAG CCAAGGGCTCCACTTCCTCTACAAG GTTGCATGAGCCCGAGAAGAACACTAGAGAAACAACCCAG ATCCAGGACAACAACGACATCACATATGCAGACCTGAACCTGCCCAAGGGGAAGAAGTCCACCCCCAAGGCCGACGAACCCAACAACCACACGGAGTATGCCAGCATTCAGGCCTGCCCACCACCTGTGTCCGAGGACACCCTCACCTACGCCGACCTGGACATGGTCCACCTCAACCGGAACCCTAAGCAGCCAGCCCCCAAGCCTGAGCCATCCTACTCAGAGTATGCCAGTGTCCAGGTCCAGAGGAAGTGA